The Melitaea cinxia chromosome 24, ilMelCinx1.1, whole genome shotgun sequence genome window below encodes:
- the LOC123665654 gene encoding cytochrome c oxidase subunit 6C has product MADKAVATVSKPVMRGLLHNVIKRNLIVAIVLSTACGFSYKFFVGNVRKQKYAEFYRTYDAEKEFEEMRKKGLFQSC; this is encoded by the exons ATGGCAGACAAGGCAGTAGCAACCGTCTCAAAGCCTGTGATGCGAGGTCTCCTCCACAACGTAATTAAGCGCAACCTCATAGTTGCCATTGTCCTCTCTACTGCATGCGGATTTTCATATAAGTTCTTTGTTGGTAACGTTCGCAAACAGAAGTACGCTGAATTCTACAG gacCTATGATGCTGAGAAAGAATTCGAAGAAATGCGCAAGAAGGGTCTTTTCCAATCCTGCTAA